From Chromatiales bacterium, a single genomic window includes:
- a CDS encoding GFA family protein, whose amino-acid sequence MSHHSGSCHCGAVTFEFDGPPVEAGIRCNCSICRRKGALMTNFTVAPDELKVKIEPGALGTYTFCSGVAKHHFCRRCGIYTFHVTIRKPGHYRINVGCLDGVDSLSLPWELFDGASL is encoded by the coding sequence ATGTCACATCACAGCGGCAGCTGTCATTGCGGCGCGGTGACCTTCGAGTTCGACGGACCACCGGTCGAGGCCGGCATCCGCTGCAACTGTTCGATCTGCCGGCGCAAGGGCGCACTGATGACGAACTTCACCGTCGCACCCGACGAACTGAAGGTGAAGATCGAGCCCGGGGCGCTCGGCACCTACACGTTCTGCAGCGGCGTTGCCAAACACCATTTCTGCCGGCGTTGCGGCATCTACACCTTCCACGTCACGATCCGCAAACCCGGGCACTACCGCATCAATGTCGGCTGCCTGGATGGGGTGGATTCGCTGTCCCTGCCGTGGGAACTGTTCGACGGCGCTTCGCTTTGA
- a CDS encoding alpha/beta fold hydrolase encodes MRKWLIVLVLMLTNPSAYAEEIALPYKGLTLLANLETTGDDWRKGPVVLLLHGTIAHGRMEIMSGLQTALKDRGVTTLSPTLSLNLDRREGMYDCKVPHTHRHSDAVGEVDVWTRWLREQGVERLSVLGHSRGGNQIARYAAEHPEAALEAVFLIAPGQWDPEEIFANNVGGAGWPKPTQIKEAERLVAAGRGGEMIQSVFFLHCPDTVVTAESLDNYYVRAAEHMTFDLARRIKAPVTFFVGTQDTVQPGLVQAATAFAESNPAQVVVIDGADHFFRDLYLEDIADRIAATLGG; translated from the coding sequence ATGCGTAAGTGGTTGATCGTCCTTGTGCTGATGCTGACGAATCCGAGTGCATATGCCGAGGAAATCGCGCTGCCATACAAGGGCTTGACCCTTCTGGCCAACCTCGAAACCACGGGCGATGACTGGCGCAAGGGGCCCGTGGTCCTGCTGCTGCACGGCACGATCGCGCACGGGCGCATGGAGATCATGAGTGGCCTGCAGACCGCGTTGAAGGATCGCGGTGTAACCACGTTGTCCCCAACCCTAAGCCTGAATCTGGACCGACGCGAGGGGATGTACGACTGCAAGGTTCCGCACACCCACCGGCATTCCGATGCGGTCGGCGAAGTGGATGTGTGGACCCGCTGGCTGCGGGAACAGGGCGTGGAACGACTCTCGGTGCTGGGGCACTCGCGCGGGGGCAACCAGATTGCCCGATATGCCGCGGAGCATCCCGAAGCTGCGCTGGAGGCGGTGTTTCTGATCGCACCGGGGCAGTGGGACCCGGAAGAGATCTTTGCGAACAATGTCGGCGGGGCCGGGTGGCCGAAGCCGACGCAGATCAAGGAAGCCGAGCGCCTGGTCGCCGCGGGGCGTGGCGGCGAGATGATTCAATCGGTGTTTTTCCTGCATTGTCCGGATACCGTGGTCACGGCTGAGTCGCTGGACAACTATTACGTTCGCGCCGCGGAACACATGACCTTTGACCTCGCGCGGCGCATCAAGGCGCCGGTGACCTTTTTCGTTGGCACACAGGACACGGTGCAGCCTGGACTGGTCCAGGCTGCCACGGCGTTCGCCGAAAGCAATCCGGCCCAGGTCGTCGTCATCGATGGCGCGGATCACTTCTTCCGTGACCTGTATCTCGAAGACATCGCCGACAGGATCGCCGCGACGCTCGGCGGCTAG
- a CDS encoding YjbQ family protein, giving the protein MHIEIVRPTQAGASLIVINAHEARQIDDVRSFLRRLVPPGDTYLHNEIHLRDCPPDEPENAHARMAETFLGTSESVRILGGKLRIGDGSPWCWMELDGPHERRVAVHIAGDADRRRPAVSPPAPD; this is encoded by the coding sequence ATGCACATTGAGATTGTCCGGCCGACGCAGGCCGGTGCGTCACTAATCGTCATCAATGCGCACGAGGCGCGGCAGATCGACGATGTGCGGTCTTTCCTGCGCCGGCTGGTTCCGCCGGGGGATACCTATCTGCACAACGAGATCCATCTGCGGGACTGTCCGCCCGACGAACCCGAGAACGCCCACGCGCGCATGGCGGAGACGTTTCTCGGGACGAGCGAGTCGGTGCGCATTCTGGGCGGAAAGCTCCGGATCGGCGATGGCAGTCCGTGGTGCTGGATGGAACTCGACGGGCCGCATGAACGGCGTGTCGCCGTTCACATTGCGGGCGATGCAGATCGACGGCGCCCGGCGGTTTCGCCGCCGGCGCCCGATTAA
- a CDS encoding methyltransferase domain-containing protein: MKDSWQSGDPYEYFMGRWSRLVAEEFVDWLAPGDGRDWLDVGCGSGALSEAVIRQRNPASHIAIDQSEGFVSTAQKRLGERASCRVGDALALPLGDDSVDVTVSGLVLNFIPEPEKALAEMRRVTRPGGTVAVYIWDYAGTMEFLNQFWDTVVELNPDAANLHEGHRFPDANAEELAALFRRAGLTDVETAPMNIVTRFATFDDYWQPFLGGQGPAPTYVASLEETSRNALRDALKQRLPVEADGSITLAARAWGARGQV, from the coding sequence ATGAAAGATTCCTGGCAATCCGGTGATCCGTACGAGTACTTCATGGGCCGCTGGAGCCGGCTCGTCGCGGAAGAATTCGTGGATTGGCTCGCGCCGGGTGATGGGCGCGACTGGCTGGATGTCGGCTGTGGATCCGGCGCCTTGAGTGAGGCGGTCATCCGGCAACGCAATCCGGCCAGTCATATCGCCATCGACCAGTCCGAGGGCTTTGTCAGCACAGCTCAGAAGCGGCTTGGTGAGCGTGCGAGTTGCCGGGTTGGCGACGCGCTTGCCCTTCCGCTGGGTGACGACTCAGTCGATGTTACGGTCTCCGGGCTGGTGCTGAACTTCATCCCGGAGCCGGAAAAGGCGCTCGCCGAGATGCGGCGCGTCACCCGCCCGGGCGGCACCGTTGCCGTGTACATCTGGGACTACGCGGGCACCATGGAATTCCTGAATCAGTTCTGGGACACGGTGGTGGAACTGAATCCGGATGCGGCGAATCTGCATGAAGGTCATCGGTTCCCGGATGCAAATGCCGAGGAACTTGCCGCGCTGTTCAGACGCGCCGGCCTGACAGACGTGGAAACCGCGCCAATGAACATCGTCACGCGATTCGCGACCTTTGATGACTACTGGCAGCCGTTCTTGGGCGGTCAGGGGCCGGCGCCGACCTATGTTGCGAGCCTCGAAGAAACCAGCCGCAACGCACTTCGCGATGCGCTGAAACAGCGCCTGCCCGTGGAAGCCGACGGCTCGATCACGCTCGCGGCCCGCGCCTGGGGTGCGCGGGGCCAGGTGTAG
- a CDS encoding acetoin utilization protein AcuC: MVATVRVYTGPAIAGYGFPEDHPFGPARHDAFVAEFERRGLNARVEHGDPVAAGEDELLLFHTPEYIRRVRMQCRDGIGFLDHGDTPAFPGCFESGSAVVGTSLAAARAILAGETRRAFIPIAGLHHARRDAAAGFCVFNDCGVVIEWLLGEGGLQRVAYVDIDAHHGDGVFYAFESDPRVIFADLHEDGRYLYPGTGAVTETGRDAGEGFKLNVPMPPYADQTVFEKVWPTVLQFVERHQPEFIILQCGADSVVNDPLTHMAFPAEVHGRAARDLAALADRICTGRLLACGGGGYDLSNIAAAWNNVVDTLAGS, encoded by the coding sequence ATGGTTGCAACCGTGCGTGTGTATACCGGGCCCGCCATCGCCGGATATGGGTTTCCCGAAGATCACCCGTTCGGGCCGGCGCGGCACGACGCGTTTGTCGCCGAGTTCGAACGCCGCGGACTGAACGCCCGCGTGGAACACGGTGATCCGGTTGCGGCGGGTGAGGACGAACTGCTGCTGTTTCACACCCCGGAGTACATCCGGCGCGTGCGCATGCAGTGTCGCGACGGCATCGGCTTTCTGGATCATGGCGACACGCCGGCCTTCCCGGGCTGTTTCGAATCGGGTTCCGCCGTCGTGGGCACGAGTCTCGCCGCGGCGCGGGCGATTCTCGCGGGCGAAACACGCCGGGCGTTCATCCCGATTGCGGGCCTGCACCATGCGCGGCGCGACGCCGCGGCAGGGTTCTGCGTGTTCAATGACTGTGGCGTGGTCATCGAATGGCTGCTGGGCGAGGGCGGACTGCAACGCGTGGCGTATGTGGATATCGATGCGCACCACGGCGACGGCGTGTTCTATGCGTTCGAGTCCGACCCGCGAGTGATCTTTGCCGATCTGCACGAAGACGGCCGCTATCTGTATCCCGGCACGGGCGCGGTGACGGAGACCGGCCGCGATGCGGGCGAGGGCTTCAAGCTCAACGTGCCAATGCCCCCGTATGCGGACCAAACGGTATTCGAGAAGGTCTGGCCGACGGTCTTGCAGTTCGTCGAACGTCACCAGCCGGAATTCATCATCCTGCAATGCGGGGCGGACAGCGTCGTCAACGATCCGCTGACGCATATGGCGTTTCCGGCCGAGGTGCATGGCCGAGCGGCGCGCGATCTCGCGGCGCTGGCCGATCGCATCTGTACCGGTCGGTTACTCGCCTGCGGCGGTGGCGGCTATGATCTGAGCAATATCGCCGCGGCGTGGAACAACGTCGTGGACACGCTTGCAGGGTCGTAG
- the amrS gene encoding AmmeMemoRadiSam system radical SAM enzyme, with amino-acid sequence MNTGTETLPDNWPTRHWQRLDDGRVQCDVCPRECRLHEGQRGLCFVRANENGAVVLTSYGRSSGFCIDPIEKKPLNHFLPGTPVLSFGTAGCNLACKFCQNWDMSKSREMDRLMDRAGPGELARAAEQLGCRSIAFTYNDPVIFMEYAMDTADACRERGIQSVAVTAGYMHPAPRAEFYAHMDAANVDLKAFTERFYWRVTGSHLANVLDTLQYLRHETKVWFEITTLLIPGENDSSAELEQLSRWIADELGPDVPLHFTAFHPDWKMTDRPPTPPQTLTRAREIAKAAGLHHVYTGNVHDEAGGSTYCHTCGERLIGRDWYRITHWGLDAHGACPKCHTPLAGVFEPRPGDWGARRQPVRLSA; translated from the coding sequence ATGAACACTGGAACTGAAACCCTTCCCGACAACTGGCCCACACGCCACTGGCAGCGGCTCGACGACGGCCGGGTGCAGTGCGACGTGTGTCCGCGCGAATGCCGGCTGCATGAGGGCCAGCGCGGGCTGTGTTTCGTGCGCGCGAATGAGAACGGCGCGGTCGTGCTGACGAGCTACGGGCGATCCAGCGGTTTTTGCATCGACCCGATCGAAAAGAAGCCGCTGAACCATTTCCTGCCCGGCACGCCGGTGCTGTCCTTCGGCACGGCCGGCTGCAACCTCGCCTGCAAGTTCTGCCAGAACTGGGACATGAGCAAGTCGCGCGAAATGGACCGGCTCATGGATCGGGCGGGTCCAGGAGAGCTCGCGCGGGCGGCAGAACAGCTCGGCTGTCGCTCCATTGCGTTCACCTACAACGATCCCGTGATCTTCATGGAATACGCCATGGACACGGCCGACGCCTGTCGCGAACGCGGGATCCAGTCCGTGGCGGTCACGGCCGGTTACATGCATCCTGCGCCGCGCGCGGAGTTCTACGCGCACATGGACGCCGCGAACGTCGACCTCAAAGCCTTCACCGAACGCTTCTACTGGCGCGTGACAGGCAGCCATCTGGCGAACGTGCTGGACACGTTGCAATACCTGCGCCATGAAACGAAGGTCTGGTTCGAGATCACGACGCTGCTGATTCCGGGCGAAAACGACAGCAGCGCCGAGCTCGAACAGCTTTCGCGCTGGATCGCCGATGAACTCGGACCGGACGTTCCACTGCACTTCACGGCCTTTCATCCGGACTGGAAGATGACGGATCGCCCGCCGACGCCTCCGCAGACCCTGACCCGCGCGCGCGAAATTGCGAAGGCCGCGGGCCTGCACCACGTCTACACAGGCAACGTGCACGATGAAGCCGGCGGATCGACGTACTGTCACACGTGCGGCGAACGGCTGATCGGCCGCGACTGGTATCGCATCACCCACTGGGGACTCGACGCCCATGGCGCCTGCCCGAAGTGCCACACGCCGCTGGCCGGGGTGTTTGAACCGCGCCCGGGCGACTGGGGCGCGCGCCGCCAGCCGGTTCGGCTATCCGCATAG
- the amrB gene encoding AmmeMemoRadiSam system protein B, whose amino-acid sequence MAMPPNAITVRPPAVAGMFYPAGADVLRRSVERLLAQTSPAGNPPKALIVPHAGYVYSGPVAASGYARLRTIVDRVERVVAFGPAHRVPFHGIAAPVSACWRTPLGDIPIDQPAIEGLLDLSAVRRHEGAFRDEHSLEVQLPFLQVVLERFRLVPLLVGDARPEDVASALERLWGGPETLIVISSDLSHYHSYETASRIDAETSRAIVENRPEAIGFDQACGRIPVLGLMEAVARHGLHGEIVDQRNSGDTAGPRDRVVGYGSYAFS is encoded by the coding sequence ATGGCAATGCCCCCAAATGCCATCACGGTTCGTCCGCCCGCCGTGGCGGGCATGTTCTATCCGGCCGGAGCCGACGTGCTGCGTCGGTCCGTCGAGCGCTTGCTCGCGCAGACCTCCCCCGCCGGCAACCCGCCCAAGGCCCTGATCGTGCCGCACGCGGGTTACGTCTATTCCGGTCCCGTGGCCGCAAGCGGCTATGCCCGCCTGCGGACGATCGTTGACCGGGTCGAGCGCGTCGTCGCCTTCGGACCCGCGCATCGCGTGCCGTTTCACGGCATCGCGGCGCCGGTTTCCGCGTGCTGGCGCACGCCGCTGGGCGACATCCCGATCGACCAGCCAGCGATCGAAGGACTGCTGGATCTGTCCGCCGTCCGCCGCCACGAGGGCGCGTTCCGTGACGAGCACAGCCTGGAGGTGCAGCTGCCGTTCCTGCAGGTGGTGCTGGAGCGGTTCCGCTTGGTGCCGCTGCTGGTCGGCGACGCCCGACCCGAGGACGTCGCGTCGGCGCTCGAAAGACTCTGGGGCGGACCCGAGACCCTGATCGTGATCAGCTCCGACCTGTCGCACTACCACAGCTACGAAACCGCCAGCCGGATCGACGCCGAGACCAGCCGCGCAATCGTGGAAAACCGCCCCGAGGCGATCGGTTTCGACCAAGCCTGCGGGCGCATTCCCGTGCTCGGGCTCATGGAGGCGGTCGCGCGCCACGGGCTGCATGGCGAAATCGTCGACCAGCGCAACTCCGGAGATACCGCCGGGCCACGCGATCGCGTGGTCGGCTACGGGAGCTATGCCTTCAGCTGA
- the amrA gene encoding AmmeMemoRadiSam system protein A → MPSAELGPAQRRAVYAIALDSLRAAVTGRPRVLHADDTPAGLERRGAAFVTLHRHGMLRGCIGTVDAYRPLAEDIAANAAAAALRDPRFPALRPAELDDLELEVAVLSEPTPLTFATENDLLGQLRPGQDGLVIECAGRRATFLPSVWEQLPESADFLAALKRKAGLDAGTACKGLSAWVYSVESVDAGDA, encoded by the coding sequence ATGCCTTCAGCTGAACTCGGCCCGGCCCAGCGGCGCGCCGTCTATGCCATCGCGCTCGACAGCCTGCGCGCGGCCGTCACCGGTCGACCGCGCGTGCTGCACGCCGATGACACGCCCGCTGGCCTGGAGCGTCGCGGCGCGGCGTTCGTAACCCTGCACCGCCATGGCATGCTGCGCGGCTGCATCGGTACCGTTGATGCCTATCGACCGCTCGCTGAGGACATCGCCGCCAACGCGGCCGCGGCCGCGCTGCGCGATCCGCGCTTCCCGGCGCTGCGCCCGGCGGAACTCGATGATCTGGAACTCGAGGTCGCGGTGCTCTCCGAGCCAACGCCGCTGACGTTTGCAACGGAGAACGACCTTCTGGGCCAGCTGCGACCCGGGCAGGACGGTCTGGTCATCGAATGCGCCGGACGCCGTGCGACGTTTCTGCCCTCGGTCTGGGAACAGCTGCCCGAGTCGGCCGATTTCCTTGCCGCACTCAAGCGCAAGGCGGGCCTGGATGCGGGAACCGCCTGCAAGGGCCTGAGTGCCTGGGTCTACAGCGTCGAGTCGGTCGACGCGGGCGATGCCTGA
- a CDS encoding sulfur reduction protein DsrE, with product MKVAYVFNSNMATTFKLATMILPQLEQGIHGAEVVGMMFFDDNLFMLRKGDPVGERLAKVAKEQNILLMICDQCAVRRGMADGEFHQCGTGQVTAKDTVEGVVAGCFPQLYQALSGNPPDQVISL from the coding sequence ATGAAAGTCGCCTATGTTTTCAATTCGAACATGGCCACCACGTTCAAGCTTGCCACGATGATCCTGCCCCAGCTCGAGCAGGGCATTCATGGCGCCGAGGTGGTCGGCATGATGTTTTTCGACGACAACCTGTTCATGCTGAGAAAAGGCGATCCGGTCGGTGAACGCCTGGCGAAAGTCGCCAAGGAACAGAATATTCTGTTGATGATCTGCGATCAGTGCGCAGTGCGCCGCGGCATGGCGGATGGTGAATTCCATCAATGCGGTACCGGGCAGGTGACCGCCAAAGACACCGTCGAAGGCGTTGTGGCCGGGTGCTTTCCGCAACTGTATCAAGCGTTGTCAGGAAACCCGCCGGACCAGGTGATCTCCCTGTGA
- a CDS encoding cyclic nucleotide-binding domain-containing protein, which translates to MTPEELSAELARERVFPFHVLAEPMRLEAAQALDVRQLQDRETVTIEGTGAVLHLFVTRGEIVVEIADLPQRVVRAPAREVLAPVAPGNFVRVTARAGAILAIGNADLVDDLLIWDQTARAAAAECDHCAERVESVRKCRAFREIAPELVPEIIRGMSSRSAGKGEEIVRQGDPGDSFFVLVRGRAEVWERDAYDPGTVKVNEIGPGDGFGEHALLTGGLRSATVRMTEDGELLVLAADDYRQLVANRVLHEIDADVVPDLISHGHQLLDVRYDEEHEESRIPDSRLIPLQRLRQRVAELDSETPYIVYCRSGKRSAVAATLLGQFGIHALSLRGGITGWPFATESDF; encoded by the coding sequence ATGACACCCGAAGAATTGTCCGCCGAACTGGCGCGCGAGCGCGTGTTTCCATTCCATGTCCTCGCCGAGCCAATGCGCCTGGAGGCGGCGCAGGCGCTGGATGTGCGTCAGTTGCAGGATCGCGAGACGGTCACGATCGAGGGCACAGGCGCGGTTCTGCACCTGTTCGTTACGCGCGGTGAGATTGTCGTCGAGATCGCAGACCTGCCGCAGCGCGTGGTACGCGCGCCGGCACGCGAGGTCCTGGCACCCGTGGCGCCGGGCAACTTCGTGCGGGTCACGGCACGCGCGGGAGCGATCCTGGCCATCGGCAATGCGGACCTCGTCGATGATCTGCTGATCTGGGATCAGACCGCCCGCGCGGCGGCCGCGGAATGTGACCACTGCGCCGAGCGGGTCGAGTCCGTGCGCAAATGCCGTGCGTTTCGCGAGATCGCGCCGGAACTGGTTCCAGAGATCATCCGCGGCATGTCCTCACGCAGCGCCGGCAAGGGCGAGGAGATCGTGCGCCAGGGCGATCCCGGTGACTCGTTCTTCGTGCTGGTGCGCGGGCGTGCCGAAGTCTGGGAGCGCGACGCCTACGATCCGGGCACGGTCAAGGTCAATGAGATTGGTCCCGGCGACGGCTTCGGCGAGCACGCGCTGTTGACGGGCGGCCTGCGCAGCGCCACCGTGCGCATGACCGAAGACGGTGAACTGCTGGTGCTCGCGGCCGACGATTACCGGCAACTCGTGGCCAACCGCGTGCTGCACGAGATCGATGCGGATGTCGTGCCCGATCTGATCAGTCATGGTCACCAGTTGCTCGACGTGCGCTACGACGAGGAACACGAGGAGTCGCGCATCCCCGATTCGCGCCTCATACCGCTGCAACGCCTGCGCCAGCGCGTGGCGGAACTCGACAGCGAAACGCCCTACATCGTGTACTGCCGAAGCGGCAAGCGCAGCGCGGTGGCTGCCACGCTGCTCGGTCAGTTCGGGATTCACGCACTGTCGCTGCGTGGGGGCATCACCGGCTGGCCGTTTGCAACCGAGAGCGATTTCTGA
- a CDS encoding MBOAT family protein: MLFHSQLFLLIFLPVVLAGWLVMAARGVGFAPRLVWLALASLVFYGWWNPWHVPLLVGSIAVNHVFGRAIAGGSTARLRGTWMWLGIVANLVTLGYFKYTDFILGNVSLATGGGYSVAPIALPLAISFYTFQQISYLVDIARGRSLEGGALSYATYIAFFPQLIAGPIVRHGELVGQFALDPLRDGLWSRLGQGAALLAIGLFKKVGLADHLALIANPVFGDAAAGQAVGTVDAWLASIAFWWQIYFDFSGYSDMAIGMALMFGFRLPLNFDAPMRAASIMEFWQRWHMTLGRFLRDYLFLPLVRGRGRARLYSGLLFTMLLSGLWHGAGWTFVVWGAAHGIALVAHRWWRLLGRPLPLALAIVVTNLFIVETAVLFRAENFSSVGTMWAAMHGWSWNGTWEPFADGSPAIWFVLAGCIALIGPSSQVWVFERMRPDPRMAWATGVGSAALIIWVGGAPVNEFIYFQF; encoded by the coding sequence GTGCTGTTTCACTCCCAGCTTTTCCTGCTGATCTTTCTGCCCGTCGTGCTGGCGGGCTGGTTGGTCATGGCCGCGCGCGGTGTGGGGTTCGCGCCGCGCCTCGTCTGGCTCGCGCTCGCGTCCCTGGTGTTCTACGGCTGGTGGAACCCGTGGCACGTGCCGTTGCTGGTCGGTTCAATTGCCGTGAACCATGTCTTCGGGCGGGCGATTGCCGGCGGCTCCACGGCACGCCTTCGCGGCACGTGGATGTGGCTTGGCATCGTCGCAAATCTCGTCACGCTCGGTTATTTCAAATACACGGACTTCATCCTTGGCAACGTGAGTCTTGCCACCGGCGGTGGATACTCCGTCGCGCCGATTGCGCTGCCGCTGGCGATCTCGTTTTACACGTTTCAGCAGATTTCCTACCTCGTGGACATCGCGCGTGGACGTTCATTGGAGGGCGGCGCACTTTCCTACGCGACGTACATCGCGTTCTTCCCGCAGCTGATCGCCGGACCGATCGTGCGTCATGGAGAACTCGTTGGGCAGTTCGCGCTGGATCCGTTGCGCGACGGGCTTTGGTCGCGACTGGGGCAGGGTGCGGCGCTGCTCGCGATCGGCCTGTTCAAGAAGGTGGGCCTGGCCGATCATCTGGCGCTGATCGCCAATCCGGTGTTCGGTGACGCCGCTGCCGGCCAGGCCGTAGGGACTGTGGACGCGTGGCTGGCTTCGATTGCGTTCTGGTGGCAGATCTACTTCGATTTTTCCGGCTATTCGGACATGGCGATCGGCATGGCGTTGATGTTCGGATTTCGCTTGCCGCTGAACTTTGATGCGCCGATGCGTGCCGCGTCGATCATGGAGTTCTGGCAGCGCTGGCACATGACGCTCGGCCGGTTCCTGCGCGACTACCTGTTTTTGCCCCTGGTGCGTGGGCGCGGGCGCGCCAGACTCTACTCAGGATTACTGTTCACGATGTTGCTGTCGGGCCTCTGGCATGGCGCGGGCTGGACGTTCGTCGTCTGGGGCGCGGCGCATGGGATCGCACTTGTAGCGCACCGCTGGTGGCGCCTGCTGGGTCGGCCGCTGCCTTTGGCTCTTGCGATAGTGGTCACCAATCTGTTCATCGTTGAAACAGCCGTATTGTTTCGCGCCGAGAACTTCTCGTCGGTTGGCACCATGTGGGCGGCGATGCACGGCTGGAGCTGGAACGGTACCTGGGAGCCATTTGCCGATGGCTCGCCTGCAATCTGGTTTGTGCTGGCAGGCTGTATCGCGCTGATCGGTCCGTCCAGTCAGGTCTGGGTATTCGAAAGGATGCGACCCGATCCACGCATGGCATGGGCGACCGGCGTTGGTAGTGCAGCGTTGATCATCTGGGTGGGTGGCGCGCCGGTCAATGAGTTCATCTACTTCCAGTTCTGA
- a CDS encoding polyprenyl synthetase family protein, protein MKPPNPRTSTPATDDPLTGFRRFCRSRVEAALDRALPGAGIAPVHLHEAMRYATLGPGKRVRAMLVYAAGQACGVMPARLDAIACAVELIHAYSLVHDDLPAMDDDDLRRGRPSCHREFDEATAILAGDALQALAFQILAEDPALAVPAERRLEMLSMLALAAGSRGMVGGQALDLEAIGVELDLAALENMHIHKTGALIRAAVAMAGLAATNCSVEARSSLDHYGKCIGLAFQIRDDILDVTRETRELGKTAGKDQRNNKPTYTSALGLAAARERAIVLHTEALAALLDFDATADPLRWIADFVVQRER, encoded by the coding sequence ATGAAACCGCCAAACCCCAGGACCTCGACCCCGGCAACGGATGATCCGCTGACCGGGTTCCGGCGGTTCTGCCGGTCCCGGGTCGAGGCGGCGCTCGATCGTGCACTGCCCGGTGCCGGCATAGCGCCCGTGCATCTGCACGAGGCGATGCGTTACGCAACGCTCGGCCCCGGCAAGCGGGTGCGCGCGATGCTGGTGTATGCCGCGGGCCAGGCCTGTGGCGTCATGCCCGCGCGGCTAGACGCAATCGCCTGCGCCGTCGAACTGATCCATGCCTACTCGCTGGTCCACGACGACCTGCCGGCGATGGATGACGACGATCTGCGTCGCGGGCGACCGTCGTGTCATCGCGAGTTCGACGAGGCCACGGCCATCCTCGCCGGCGATGCCCTGCAGGCGCTCGCTTTCCAGATCCTTGCCGAAGACCCGGCGCTGGCGGTGCCGGCCGAGCGGCGGCTGGAGATGTTGTCCATGCTCGCTCTGGCGGCCGGGTCGCGCGGCATGGTCGGGGGCCAGGCCCTGGATCTGGAAGCGATCGGCGTCGAACTGGACCTCGCCGCGCTCGAGAACATGCACATCCACAAGACCGGCGCGCTGATCCGCGCGGCGGTCGCGATGGCCGGGCTTGCGGCGACGAATTGCAGTGTCGAGGCGCGCAGCTCGCTCGATCATTACGGCAAGTGCATCGGGCTGGCGTTCCAGATTCGCGACGACATTCTGGATGTCACGCGCGAGACGCGCGAGCTTGGCAAGACCGCGGGCAAGGATCAGCGCAACAACAAGCCGACCTACACCTCCGCGCTCGGGCTCGCCGCGGCGCGCGAGCGTGCCATCGTGCTGCATACCGAGGCGCTTGCCGCCTTGCTGGATTTCGACGCAACGGCCGATCCGCTGCGCTGGATCGCCGATTTCGTCGTGCAGCGGGAGCGATGA
- a CDS encoding exodeoxyribonuclease VII small subunit — MGTKKAASEPSFENALNELEKLVERLESGETTLEESLQLFERGVELSRVCQTTLEAAEQRVRILTEKNETAKPQDLDPGNG, encoded by the coding sequence TTGGGTACCAAAAAGGCGGCGTCCGAACCGAGTTTCGAAAACGCCCTGAACGAGTTGGAAAAGCTGGTCGAGCGGCTGGAATCCGGCGAAACCACGCTCGAGGAATCGCTGCAACTGTTCGAGCGCGGCGTGGAGCTCTCGCGCGTCTGCCAGACCACGCTGGAAGCCGCCGAACAGCGCGTGCGCATCCTGACCGAAAAGAATGAAACCGCCAAACCCCAGGACCTCGACCCCGGCAACGGATGA